The Blattabacterium cuenoti genome segment TAAATGGAATACTCAAACATTGTCCAGTATTCAAAATATAAAAATGAATAAATTCATTTTCTTGAGGTTCTTTTATAAATTCAATCAAAAATCTTGATCCCCAAGTTATTATCAAAAATAATCCAGATAAAAAACCATTTTTTAAAATTTTTTTTTTACAAAAAATATAATAAAAAAACCAAAGTATTACAAATAATATTAAATAGACTATAGATTCATATATTTGAGTAGGATGCCTAGGAATCATTAGATTATATCTTTTATCTTCCATTTGAATAAATTTTACAGCCCATGGTAATTTAGTTGGAATTCCAATTATTTCGGAATTAAAAAAATTTCCTATTCGAATAAACATAGAAGAAATTGCTGCAACAATGACTAATCGATCACATAACCAAATAAAAGGTTTTTTTTTTAAAAATTTTTTTTTATAAAAAAAAACAGCTATAATTATTCCTATAGCTGCTCCATGACTAGATAAACCTCTATATCCCACATATTCATAATTTTTTATAATTCCCAAAAAATAATTACCGTTATTTTTTCTAATAGGTAATACGGACTCTATCCAATGATTTGAGAAATATAAAAAATCATAAAAAAAAATTTGTCCTAATCTTGATCCTATAATAGTTCCAAAAAAAGTATATCTAAATAATGGATCCAAATATTTTTTATTAATATTATCGTTTTGATATATATATTGCATGATCCACCATCCTAATAAAAAGGAAATAATAAACATTAAACTATAAATATGAATAAAAAAACCTTTCCATATATGAAATCTATGAATAGGATTCCAATTAATATATTCTAATACATTAATATACATATCTAAAACTTAAGATTAATTATTTATATAAATATTAATCAGGAGGATCATATCCACTACCCCCCCATGGATTGCATCTAATTAATCTTTTGCATATCATAAAAATTGACTTTAAAAAATTCATTTTTTTTATGGATAAAATCATATATTCTGAACATGTTGGAATATATCTACAATAATTTCCAATCCAAGGAGATATAAATAATTGATATATTCTAATAAGAATGATTACAAAAAATTTGAAAACATTCATAACTGATTTTTTCTAATAAAATTTAATGAAGATCCGAATTTAAACCATTGAATTTGTTTCTGGTTATAAGAATGTTTAGTTATAATTTTTTCTTTTTTTCCATTTTTATGAATAATATCGACTTTTAAATTAAATTTTTTTTCAAAATCATTCATATGAAAATGAAAAATATCTTCTTCATTAATTTTATAATAATCATTTGGTTTTAAAAATGTTAAAGCTAATATTCCTTGTTTTTTTAAATTAGTTTCATGTATTCTAGCAAAGGATTTTACCAATACCACACGAACTCCTAAAAAACGTGGTTCCATTGCAGCATGTTCTCTAGACGACCCTTCACCATAATTATCTTCTCCTACAATTAAAGTAGATATATTATTTTTTTTATAAAATTTTGCAGTTTTAGGGATAGAATCATAAAAACCAGTTATAATATTTTTAATATGATTTGTTTTATTATTAAAAAAATTTACTGCTTTTATTAATAAATTCTCGGAAATATTTTCAAGATGACCTCTATATTTTAACCATGGACCAGCCATAGATATATGATCGGTAGTACATTTTCCTTTAACCTTTATTAAAAGTCTTACATTCGATAAATCTTTTCCATCCCAAAATGAAAAAGGCTGTAAAAGTTGTAGTCGTTCTGAATTTTTATTTATTTTTATAGAAATATTCTTATTCATTGAAGAACTAATACATCCTAATTTATTGATATCATTTTTCTCAAAAATATTATTATATTTATTGATATATTGAGGTTCATCCAATTTTACATACTCTCCAAGCTCATTTTTTAAAAAATCTTTTCTAGGATCAAAATTAATTTTTCCAGAAAAAGAAAGTGCTGTAACAATTTCCGGAGATGCTATAAATGCATATGTATTAGGATTTCCATCATTACGAGATGAAAAATTTCTATTAAAAGAATGAATTATAGTATTTTTTTTAAAATTTTCATTTTTATTTTTATACCTTTTC includes the following:
- the yidD gene encoding membrane protein insertion efficiency factor YidD, with product MNVFKFFVIILIRIYQLFISPWIGNYCRYIPTCSEYMILSIKKMNFLKSIFMICKRLIRCNPWGGSGYDPPD
- the lgt gene encoding prolipoprotein diacylglyceryl transferase; the protein is MYINVLEYINWNPIHRFHIWKGFFIHIYSLMFIISFLLGWWIMQYIYQNDNINKKYLDPLFRYTFFGTIIGSRLGQIFFYDFLYFSNHWIESVLPIRKNNGNYFLGIIKNYEYVGYRGLSSHGAAIGIIIAVFFYKKKFLKKKPFIWLCDRLVIVAAISSMFIRIGNFFNSEIIGIPTKLPWAVKFIQMEDKRYNLMIPRHPTQIYESIVYLILFVILWFFYYIFCKKKILKNGFLSGLFLIITWGSRFLIEFIKEPQENEFIHFYILNTGQCLSIPFIILGFYIIFITKNQSLKSKIFIINKFYF